A genomic segment from Malaclemys terrapin pileata isolate rMalTer1 chromosome 1, rMalTer1.hap1, whole genome shotgun sequence encodes:
- the CHST10 gene encoding carbohydrate sulfotransferase 10: protein MHHQWLLLAACFWVIFMFMVASKFITLTFKDPDVYGVKQEPLMLTAMTKVEKIQVPEEKCLPEEFQPTGNVFSEDPMHQPLVHVKRIELLKNVCRDAALRNLSHTTISKFVLDRIFVCDKHKILFCQTPKVGNTQWKKVLIVLNGAFSSIEEIPENIVHDHEKNGLPRLSSFSDSEIQKRLNLYFKFFIVRDPFERLISAFKDKFVHNPRFEPWYRHEIAPGIIRKYRKNRTETRGLQFEDFVRYLGDPNHRWLDVQFGDHIIHWVTYVELCAPCEITYSVIGHHETLEDDAPYILKEAGIDHLVSYPTIPPGITVYNKTKVERYFSGISKRDIRHLYARFEGDFKLFGYQEPDFLLN, encoded by the exons ATGCACCATCAGTGGCTGCTGTTAGCTGCATGCTTCTGGGTGATATTCATGTTCATGGTTGCTAGCAAGTTCATCACACTGACTTTTAAAGACCCAGATG TATATGGTGTCAAGCAAGAGCCATTAATGCTGACGGCTATGACAAAAGTTGAAAAGATACAAGTGCCAGAGGAGAAATGTTTGCCTGAAGAATTTCAG ccgACTGGAAACGTTTTTTCTGAAGATCCGATGCACCAACCCCTGGTCCATGTGAAAAGGATTGAGCTTCTCAAGAATGTGTGCAGAGATGCAGCGTTGAGAAATCTCTCTCATACTACCATTTCCAAGTTTGTCTTGGACCGAATATTTGTTTGTGACAAGCACAAGATCCTGTTCTGTCAGACTCCGAAAGTGGGCAACACTCAATGGAAAAAAGTCTTGATTGTTTTAAATG GAGCATTTTCTTCCATAGAAGAGATCCCAGAGAACATAGTACATGACCATGAGAAGAACGGACTTCCACGCTTATCCTCCTTCAGTGATTCTGAAATTCAAAAACG ACTGAATTTATACTTCAAGTTTTTTATTGTAAGAGATCCATTTGAAAGACTTATTTCTGCATTTAAGGACAAGTTTGTCCACAATCCTCGATTTGAACCTTGGTACAGGCATGAAATTGCTCCTGGCATTATTCGGAAATACAGGAAGAATCGCACAGAGACCAGGGGGCTGCAGTTTGAGGACTTTGTGCGCTATTTGGGGGACCCTAACCACCGATGGCTAGATGTTCAGTTTGGTGATCACATAATTCATTGGGTAACATACGTGGAACTTTGTGCCCCATGTGAAATAACATATAGTGTGATTGGACACCATGAAACCCTGGAGGATGATGCTCCATATATCTTGAAAGAAGCAGGAATAGACCATCTGGTATCATATCCCACAATTCCACCAGGAATAACGGTATACAACAAAACAAAGGTAGAGCGTTATTTCTCAGGCATTAGCAAGAGAGATATAAGACACCTATATGCCCGCTTTGAAGGAGACTTTAAACTCTTTGGATATCAGGAACCAGATTTCTTGCTAAACTGA